A genome region from Hevea brasiliensis isolate MT/VB/25A 57/8 chromosome 9, ASM3005281v1, whole genome shotgun sequence includes the following:
- the LOC110658049 gene encoding methylsterol monooxygenase 1-1, which translates to MLPYRSLDEAAATLGRNLTFAETLWFNYSANKSDYYLYCHNILFLFLIFSIVPLPLVFVELMRSAGFDKYKIQPKVKLSFPEMFKCYKDVMRMFFLVVGPLQLVSYPSIKMIRIRTSLPLPSVWEIFLHLLVYFVVEDYTNYWIHRLLHCKWGYEKIHRVHHEYAAPIGFAAPYAHWAEILILGIPSFLGPAMVPGHMITFWLWIALRQIEAIETHSGYDFPWSPAKYIPFYGGADYHDYHHYVGEQSQSNFASVFTYCDFIYGTDKGYRYQKKLLQKLKEGLKSGGEDNGGSYHVPTQDLKSD; encoded by the exons ATGCTGCCATATAGATCGCTCGACGAGGCGGCGGCCACCCTGGGCCGGAACCTTACCTTCGCTGAGACACTGTGGTTCAATTATTCTGCCAATAAGTCCGATTACTACCTCTACTGCCATAACATTCTCTTCCTCTTTTTAATCTTCTCTATTGTGCCTCTGCCTCTCGTTTTCGTCGAGCTTATGCGATCTGCTGGGTTCGACAAGTATAAGATTCAGCCCAAGGTTAAGCTCTCCTTCCCCGAGATGTTCAAATGCTACAAAGATGTCATGCGCATGTTCTTTCTTGTTGTGGGTCCCTTGCAATTGGTCTCCTATCCTTCTATCAAG ATGATCAGGATTAGGACAAGTTTGCCATTGCCGTCTGTATGGGAAATTTTTCTACATTTGTTGGTGTATTTCGTGGTGGAGGACTATACCAATTATTGGATCCACAGGCTTCTCCATTGTAAATGGGGCTATGAGAAAATTCACCGTGTTCATCATGAATATGCTGCTCCCATTGGTTTTGCTGCTCCATATGCACACTGGGCTGAAATTTTGATCCTGGGAATTCCATCTTTCCTGGGACCAGCAATGGTTCCCGGGCACATGATCACATTTTGGTTGTGGATTGCTTTGCGGCAGATTGAGGCAATTGAGACACACAGCGG GTATGACTTCCCTTGGAGTCCTGCAAAATATATTCCATTTTATGGCGGCGCAGATTACCATGATTACCATCATTATGTTGGAGAACAGAGCCAAAGCAACTTTGCTTCGGTTTTCACCTATTGTGACTTTATTTATGGAACTGACAAG GGCTATCGATATCAAAAGAAGCTACTTCAGAAG TTGAAAGAGGGATTGAAAAGTGGTGGTGAAGATAATGGAGGCTCATACCATGTTCCCACCCAGGATCTTAAATCTGACTAG